A window of the Cheilinus undulatus linkage group 21, ASM1832078v1, whole genome shotgun sequence genome harbors these coding sequences:
- the bcat2 gene encoding branched-chain-amino-acid aminotransferase, mitochondrial, translating into MAALRTALHGRLVQTLPFSFGSLRFASTFKAADLVIERNQACKPKPDPSNLVFGKQFSDHMLTIDWSEKGGWEAPQIKPFQNLSLHPASSALHYSIELFEGMKAFRGIDNHIRLFRPMMNMARMHRSADRCCLPLFDKVELLECIRKLVEVDQDWVPFSQDASLYIRPTFIGTEPSLGVSRAGKAMIFVIIGPVGPYFATGSFNPVSLLADPSYVRAWQGGVGSFKMGGNYGPTIAVQNEAVKRGCQQVLWLYGEQEDITEVGTMNLFIYWTNKNGERELVTPPLDGIILPGVTRQSLLDLAREWGEFKVTERTMGMKELLGALDAGRIMEVFGAGTACVVCPVGSLLYKGETYQIPTMKNGPDLAKRFYKELTDIQYGRKASEWAPLVV; encoded by the exons ATGGCAGCACTCCGAACG GCACTCCATGGACGACTGGTTCAGACCCTCCCTTTCTCCTTTGGTTCACTGCGGTTTGCCAGCACCTTCAAG GCCGCAGATCTTGTCATCGAACGCAACCAAGCATGCAAACCCAAGCCGGACCCCTCCAACCTGGTGTTCGGGAAACAGTTCTCCGACCACATGCTGACCATCGACTGGTCAGAAAAAGGGGGCTGGGAGGCTCCTCAGATCAAACCTTTCCAGAACCTGTCGCTGCACCCGGCCAGCTCCGCCCTGCACTACTCCATAGAG ctgtTTGAAGGCATGAAGGCGTTCCGTGGAATCGACAACCACATCCGTCTGTTCAGACCCATGATGAACATGGCAAGGATGCACCGGAGTGCTGACAGATGCTGCCTCCCT TTGTTTGATAAAGTTGAGCTGTTGGAGTGCATCAGGAAGCTCGTGGAGGTCGACCAGGATTGGGTTCCCTTCTCCCAGGACGCCAGCCTGTACATTAGACCCACCTTCATAGGAACTGAG CCGTCCCTCGGCGTGTCTCGGGCGGGAAAGGCGATGATCTTTGTCATCATTGGCCCAGTAGGACCGTACTTCGCCACAGGCTCCTTTAACCCTGTTTCCCTGCTGGCCGACCCGTCATATGTCCGGGCTTGGCAAGGGGGAGTCGGGTCCTTCAAGATGGGAGG TAACTACGGTCCTACGATAGCAGTGCAGAATGAGGCGGTGAAGCGAGGCTGCCAGCAGGTGCTGTGGCTGTACGGAGAGCAAGAGGATATCACAGAGGTCGGCACCATGAACCTCTTCATCTACTGGACCAATAAGAATGGAG AGAGAGAGCTGGTTACTCCTCCTCTGGACGGCATCATTCTCCCAGGAGTCACCAGACAGTCTCTGCTGGACCTGGCCAGAGAATGG GGTGAATTTAAGGTGACAGAGCGTACGATGGGGATGAAGGAGCTACTTGGAGCTCTGGATGCCGGGAGGATCATGGAGGTGTTTGGAGCAGGGACAGCATGTGTTGTCTGTCCTGTTGGCAGCCTCCTCTACAAAGGAGAG ACGTACCAGATCCCGACCATGAAGAACGGTCCTGACCTGGCGAAGAGGTTCTACAAAGAGCTTACTGATATTCAG TACGGACGCAAAGCCAGTGAGTGGGCACCACTGGTCGTCTAA
- the ifi35 gene encoding interferon-induced protein 35, whose protein sequence is MSSEEDFSLVVVGTQPPEDSLEGIKALTEKYKEQYEVLLKDQKHIASCRDDQCENTKKFKECSEKLTEELKKDKKNYEDQLANEEMKLKSLEEEDAKLMKQIEEVEAALQEEEGKCEELQQQAELFAAVPEKKVIFTGLTGKEGDTQFEMKPHIVYPMDGGTALVTFEEEVVAKKILEMGKHKVNLNEDCKECTECSITVEARPIQLMLPELVEIKSEVCPKRILISNLPKMDTDTLLNKLEIHFSKTKNGGGEVDDREFLTDSGNVVLTFLKADFARGLADTEYHEVVLQPGKKSHRVRVTPFLNGNITNLKTKTSICPRTVLLTGIPPIMERDALQDLLEIHFQKGSNGGGEITAFLYNPLGQTASAIFKGVSEKKEEE, encoded by the exons ATGTCTTCAGAGGAG GATTTCTCCCTGGTGGTGGTGGGCACACAGCCACCAGAGGACAGCCTGGAGGGGATCAAGGCTTTGACAGAGAAATACAAA GAACAATATGAGGTGCTGCTGAAGGACCAGAAGCATATAGCCTCCTGCAGAGATGACCAGTGCGAGAACACTAAAAAGTTCAAGGAATGCTCGGAAAAACTGACAGAGGAGCTGAAAAAGGATAAGAAAAACTATGAGGATCAGCTCGCTAATGAAGAA ATGAAGCTAAAATCACTGGAAGAGGAAGATGCCAAACTGATGAAGCAGATCGAGGAAGTGGAAGCAGCCCTGCAGGAGGAAGAGGGGAAATGCGAGGAGCTTCAACAGCAGGCTGAG TTGTTCGCCGCCGTACCGGAGAAGAAAGTCATCTTCACCGGGCTGACAGGGAAGGAAGGCGACACACAGTTTGAGATGAAACCACACATAGTTTACCCGATGGATGGGGGGACAGCTCTAGTTACGTTTGAAGAAGAAGTTG TTGCCAAAAAGATTCTGGAAATGGGGAAGCATAAGGTGAACCTGAATGAAGATTGCAAGGAGTGCACAGAATGCAGCATCACTGTGGAGGCCAGGCCAATCCAGCTGATGCTGCCTGAGCTGGTGGAG ATAAAGTCGGAGGTGTGTCCTAAACGCATTTTGATCTCCAACCTGCCCAAGATGGACACTGACACACTGCTAAACAAGCTGGAGATTCACTTCTCCAAGACTAAGAATGGAGGCGGAGAGGTGGATGACCGGGAATTTCTAACCGACTCTGGGAACGTGGTTCTCACCTTCCTGAAGGCAGACT TTGCCAGAGGTTTAGCAGACACCGAGTACCATGAAGTGGTGCTACAACCAGGCAAGAAGAGCCACAGAGTGAGGGTGACTCCTTTTCTCAACGGAAACATTACAAACCTTAAG ACGAAGACGTCCATTTGTCCTCGGACCGTGCTGCTGACAGGAATTCCTCCCATCATGGAGCGAGATGCCCTGCAGGATCTGCTGGAAATCCATTTCCAGAAAGGCAGCAATGGTGGAGGAGAAATCACAGCCTTCCTCTACAACCCACTGGGCCAGACGGCCTCAGCCATATTTAAGGGCGTCtcagaaaagaaagaggaagagtaG